Sequence from the [Clostridium] scindens genome:
CTACAACCTGAATCAGATTGGATATCCAAAAAAAGTATTTCCCGTGACAATGTCGGCTGACGAGATCCTCGGACGGAAATGTTATAAGAAGCTTTCCCAGATTGAAGATACGGTGGAACTGGTAGTGCTGGGAACTCCGGCCAAGATGATCTATGACATTATGGATGACCTGGAAGCGCGTATGGAAGAGCGGCAGGATGTGAAGGTGATCGTTTGCATCGCCGCAGACTATGGAGAGACAAAGACAGAAGAAGGCATTAAAAGGCAGGAATGCCTCATCCAGACGGCAAAAAGATACGGCATCCGGGTGGTGGGGCCGAACTGCATCGGCATCATCGACAATATTAACCGCGTGGACACCACATTTGTGGAGACGCTTATTCCAAAAGAAATGAGAGGGCAGAAGGGAGGAATCAGTTTTATCTCCCAGAGCGGAGCGATGGCGGCTTCCATCCTGATGATGGGAGCGTCCGGCCCGGCGCCGATCTCCATGAACAAATTCATCTCCATAGGAAATATGGCGGATGTGGACTGTATCGACCTGCTGGAGTACTTTGAGCAGGATGAGGACACGAAGGTGATCGGCATGTATCTGGAAGGATATCCGGATGGACGAAGACTGATGGATACGCTGTCCAGGATTGCCAGGAAGAAGCCAGTCGTCATCCTAAAGGTGGGGCGGAGCAGCATCGGCGCGAAGGCGGCCAATTCCCATACCGGCTCCCTTGCCGGGGCTGATTCCGTCTATGACGCGGCATTCCGGCAATATGGGATTATAAGGGTGTACACGATTGAGGATATGATGGATACGCTTCAGGCATTCGACGCCATGAAGATACCAGAGGGGCCAAACTGTTTTCTTCTTACACAGGCAGGCGGTCCGGGAATCTATTGCACGGATGCGTTCGTGGATGAAAAGAACCTTGCATTTCCCATGGTATCCGATGTGACGAAGGAAAAGTTGAAGGAGGCGCTGCCGCCTATGGCAAATATCTGCTCCCCGGAGGGGTACGCGGACATCACGGCAGCAGCTACGGTAGCGCATCATGTGGAAAGCCTTCGGATCGTCATGGATGACGAGGCGACGGACAGCGTGATCTTCGTCACGGTGGTGCCTACCTTTCTTCCGAGAAGGGAACTGGCCGAGGGGCTGATCCATCTGCTGGTGGAGGAAGGATACCAGAAGAAAAAGCCAGTCTGTATCTGCATCATGGCGGGAAACTATGTGTGGGAATGCCGGCAGATCCTGGAACGCGCCGGAATTCATACGTTTGACACGCCAGCCCACTGCGTGAAGGCAATGAGCCATATGACGGCCTATGGCCAATTCTTAAAGGAGCAGGAGGAAGAGGCAGATGAGTAGATTTTTAAATGAGCTGGAAGCGAAGAACCTTCTTTCTGAATACGGGGTGCCTATGGCAAAAAGCAGGGTGGCCGCATCGAAAGAGGAGGCTGTGGGGATTGCCAGGGAACTGGAATTTCCCATTGTCATGAAGATATTATCCGCGGACATCCAGCACAAGACAGAAGCAGGCTGCGTCTTTCTCGGCGTGGAAAAAGAAGAGGTGGAAGAGAAGTA
This genomic interval carries:
- a CDS encoding acetate--CoA ligase family protein — encoded protein: MGHNLDALFNPENIAVIGASNNPLKAGYTVIYNLNQIGYPKKVFPVTMSADEILGRKCYKKLSQIEDTVELVVLGTPAKMIYDIMDDLEARMEERQDVKVIVCIAADYGETKTEEGIKRQECLIQTAKRYGIRVVGPNCIGIIDNINRVDTTFVETLIPKEMRGQKGGISFISQSGAMAASILMMGASGPAPISMNKFISIGNMADVDCIDLLEYFEQDEDTKVIGMYLEGYPDGRRLMDTLSRIARKKPVVILKVGRSSIGAKAANSHTGSLAGADSVYDAAFRQYGIIRVYTIEDMMDTLQAFDAMKIPEGPNCFLLTQAGGPGIYCTDAFVDEKNLAFPMVSDVTKEKLKEALPPMANICSPEGYADITAAATVAHHVESLRIVMDDEATDSVIFVTVVPTFLPRRELAEGLIHLLVEEGYQKKKPVCICIMAGNYVWECRQILERAGIHTFDTPAHCVKAMSHMTAYGQFLKEQEEEADE